One Microbacterium sp. No. 7 genomic window carries:
- a CDS encoding 3-oxoacyl-[acyl-carrier-protein] synthase III C-terminal domain-containing protein, whose translation MGTTATAYLTGFGRYLPGPPVDNDGIVARLGGDDAVTARIRRRVLEANGIRQRHYALDEHGEPTELNEELAVKALRAALDDRGIAAGDLRMLACATTMGDVLVPGFASMVHGRLGGGPMQLLSASGVCASSLAALDAAVSKIRLGDHPRAAVVGSELASRSLRERRYDGIRAGMDAHFLRWMLSDGAGAVIVEFQPHPARPSLRVDWVRHVSLAHEHDVCMRAGMDGLDPLVGRTWQDVDVQTAADAGMFLLRQDVSVLDGLAEAGIAQFEQLVDIGLVDVRHLDHVLCHYSTNVFRDVAFDALRRRIPTLDTGRWFSNLETRGNTGSASIFIALEEAWRTGRFAPGETVLLAVPESGRFSFAFAHLTVVAPPS comes from the coding sequence ATGGGAACGACCGCGACCGCCTATCTCACGGGGTTCGGTCGGTATCTGCCGGGACCGCCCGTCGACAACGACGGCATCGTGGCGCGACTGGGCGGCGACGACGCGGTCACGGCGCGCATCCGCCGCCGCGTGCTCGAGGCCAACGGCATCCGGCAGCGCCACTACGCGCTCGACGAGCACGGCGAGCCGACCGAGCTGAACGAGGAGCTCGCGGTAAAGGCGCTGCGGGCGGCCCTCGACGACCGGGGGATCGCGGCGGGCGACCTCCGCATGCTCGCGTGCGCCACGACCATGGGCGACGTGCTCGTCCCGGGCTTCGCCTCGATGGTGCACGGCCGGCTCGGCGGCGGGCCGATGCAGCTCCTCTCCGCGTCGGGCGTGTGCGCTTCGAGCCTCGCGGCACTCGACGCGGCGGTGAGCAAGATCCGCCTCGGCGACCACCCGCGGGCCGCCGTCGTCGGCTCGGAGCTCGCGAGCCGCAGCCTGCGCGAGCGCCGCTACGACGGCATCCGCGCCGGCATGGACGCGCACTTCCTGCGCTGGATGCTCTCCGACGGCGCCGGCGCCGTGATCGTCGAGTTCCAGCCGCACCCGGCCCGGCCGTCGCTGCGCGTCGACTGGGTGCGCCACGTGTCGCTCGCGCACGAGCACGACGTGTGCATGCGCGCCGGCATGGACGGCCTCGACCCGCTCGTCGGACGCACGTGGCAGGACGTCGACGTGCAGACCGCGGCGGATGCCGGCATGTTCCTGCTCCGCCAGGACGTGAGCGTGCTCGACGGGCTCGCCGAGGCCGGCATCGCGCAGTTCGAGCAGCTCGTCGACATCGGCCTCGTCGACGTGCGGCATCTCGACCACGTGCTCTGCCACTACAGCACCAACGTCTTCCGCGACGTCGCGTTCGACGCGCTGCGGCGCCGCATCCCGACCCTCGACACCGGCCGCTGGTTCTCGAACCTCGAGACGAGGGGCAACACGGGATCGGCGAGCATCTTCATCGCCCTCGAAGAGGCGTGGCGCACGGGCCGGTTCGCCCCGGGCGAGACCGTGCTGCTGGCCGTGCCCGAGTCGGGACGCTTCTCGTTCGCCTTCGCCCACCTCACCGTCGTCGCCCCGCCGTCCTGA
- a CDS encoding IS30 family transposase gives MRSPGRPEPSRAVQRQFWCLIATGITSAEAALKVGVSVPVGTRWFRHAGGMPPISLAEPTGRYLSFEEREEIALLRAKDVGVREIARRIGRDPGTISRELRRNAATRSGKQEYRALVAQWKAQQAAKRPKAARLVTNARLREYVQDRLAGNVRRPDGSVVVGPEPLAWKGRNKPHRQDRRWAIAWSPEQISHRLEIDFPDDESMRISHEAIYQSLFIQGRGALKRELVTCLRTGRALRRPRARTQNRPQGHVTADVVFSERPAEAADRAVPGHWEGDLIIGTGRSAIGTIVERKSRSTLLVHLPRLEGYGEIPPVKNGPALGGYGAVAMNAALIATMTKLPEQLRKTLTWDRGKELSAHAQFALETGTKVFFADPHSPWQRPTNENTNGLLRQYFPKGTDLSRWSAEDLEAVALALNNRPRKALDWKTPAEVFEEQLRSLQQPGVATTG, from the coding sequence GCGACGGGCATCACCTCGGCCGAGGCGGCGCTGAAGGTGGGCGTGTCCGTGCCGGTCGGGACCCGTTGGTTTCGTCACGCTGGCGGCATGCCACCGATCTCACTGGCCGAGCCCACCGGCCGCTACCTGTCCTTCGAAGAGCGCGAGGAGATCGCGCTGTTACGCGCCAAGGATGTCGGGGTGCGTGAGATCGCACGCAGGATCGGCCGCGACCCGGGAACGATCTCCCGCGAGCTACGCCGCAATGCCGCTACGCGCAGCGGCAAGCAGGAATACCGGGCGCTGGTGGCGCAGTGGAAGGCGCAGCAGGCGGCGAAACGACCGAAGGCGGCGAGATTGGTGACCAACGCTAGGCTGCGCGAGTACGTCCAGGACCGTCTCGCCGGCAACGTTCGCCGGCCTGATGGCAGCGTCGTCGTTGGCCCGGAGCCGCTGGCATGGAAGGGGCGGAACAAGCCGCACCGGCAGGACAGGCGGTGGGCGATCGCGTGGAGCCCGGAGCAGATCTCGCATCGGTTGGAGATCGACTTCCCGGATGATGAGTCCATGCGCATCAGCCACGAGGCGATCTACCAGTCGCTGTTCATCCAAGGCCGTGGCGCGCTCAAACGCGAGCTCGTCACCTGCCTGCGAACCGGCCGTGCGCTCCGGCGGCCACGGGCTCGAACGCAGAACCGCCCGCAAGGGCACGTCACCGCCGATGTCGTGTTCTCCGAACGCCCCGCAGAGGCTGCGGACCGCGCCGTCCCTGGGCACTGGGAAGGCGACCTGATCATCGGCACCGGCCGGTCGGCGATCGGCACGATCGTCGAGCGCAAGAGCCGCTCGACCCTGCTGGTGCATCTGCCGCGGCTGGAAGGCTATGGCGAGATCCCACCGGTCAAGAACGGTCCTGCGCTGGGCGGCTACGGCGCCGTCGCGATGAACGCCGCGCTCATCGCGACGATGACCAAGCTCCCCGAACAGCTCCGGAAGACGCTCACGTGGGACCGCGGCAAGGAACTCTCAGCGCATGCCCAGTTCGCGCTCGAGACGGGCACGAAGGTGTTCTTCGCTGATCCCCACTCGCCCTGGCAACGCCCGACGAACGAGAACACCAACGGGTTGCTGCGACAGTACTTCCCGAAGGGCACCGACCTCTCACGGTGGTCCGCGGAAGACCTCGAAGCAGTCGCTCTCGCGCTGAACAACCGGCCACGCAAGGCCCTCGACTGGAAGACACCCGCCGAGGTGTTCGAAGAGCAGCTACGCTCGCTTCAACAACCCGGTGTTGCAACGACCGGTTGA